The following are encoded in a window of Ferribacterium limneticum genomic DNA:
- a CDS encoding DUF3334 family protein yields MSHHESPVVYGTEDILRSLCNSMTKVLTIATQSQIHYSGMVQRITKTCLKPDIGCFVLFDGGFSGLVVTNFSAAAAMELYESYMLSMGMAKDELASSHTSDEVANVMGELMNQIVGDFTGKVARELQTHITQNQPKMLALTKQVMLSVDTNLDKPEARRVTFFTGRNNIFYLELAIDRTEFIKLNDFESEETDPDTLIEQAHAANATAVPLKGVDASEQDDFLKSLGM; encoded by the coding sequence ATGAGCCACCACGAAAGCCCTGTCGTCTACGGTACCGAAGACATCCTGCGCAGCCTGTGCAATTCGATGACCAAGGTGCTGACCATCGCTACCCAGAGCCAGATCCACTATTCCGGCATGGTCCAGCGCATCACCAAGACCTGCCTGAAGCCGGACATTGGCTGCTTCGTGCTGTTCGATGGCGGCTTTTCCGGGCTGGTGGTCACCAATTTCTCGGCCGCGGCGGCGATGGAACTCTACGAGAGCTACATGTTGAGCATGGGCATGGCCAAGGACGAGCTGGCCAGTTCGCATACCTCGGACGAGGTGGCGAACGTCATGGGCGAACTCATGAACCAGATCGTTGGCGATTTCACCGGCAAGGTGGCGCGCGAGCTGCAGACGCACATCACCCAGAACCAGCCGAAGATGCTGGCCCTGACCAAGCAGGTCATGCTCAGCGTGGACACCAATCTCGACAAGCCGGAAGCCCGCCGCGTGACCTTCTTCACCGGCCGTAACAACATCTTTTATCTCGAACTGGCGATCGACCGCACCGAGTTCATCAAGCTCAACGATTTCGAGAGCGAGGAGACCGATCCGGATACGCTGATCGAGCAGGCCCATGCGGCGAACGCCACCGCGGTACCGCTGAAAGGCGTCGATGCCAGCGAGCAGGACGACTTCCTCAAATCGCTCGGGATGTAG
- a CDS encoding peptidylprolyl isomerase — protein sequence MLKKVSALAAGLLVSLAVWAAPTVEMTTNLGKFTLELFPDKAPKTVEMFLYNAKHGFYEATIFHRVIDGFMIQGGGFSMAMEEKKVLTPALKNEATNGLANDRGTVAMARTGDPHSARVQFFVNLKNNDFLNHKTTGDPRGWGYAVFGKVTQGMDVIDKIAKVPTGNAGYYENVPTTPVVIQNVKIISDK from the coding sequence ATGTTGAAAAAAGTCTCCGCCCTCGCCGCCGGCCTGCTCGTCTCGCTCGCCGTGTGGGCCGCCCCGACCGTCGAAATGACGACCAATCTGGGTAAATTCACGCTTGAGCTGTTCCCAGACAAAGCCCCGAAAACGGTCGAAATGTTCCTCTACAACGCCAAGCACGGCTTTTACGAGGCAACCATTTTCCACCGCGTCATCGATGGTTTCATGATCCAGGGCGGCGGTTTCAGCATGGCCATGGAAGAGAAGAAGGTGCTGACCCCGGCCTTGAAGAACGAAGCGACCAATGGCCTGGCCAATGATCGCGGCACGGTGGCCATGGCTCGCACCGGCGACCCGCATTCGGCGCGCGTCCAGTTCTTCGTCAATCTCAAGAACAACGATTTCCTCAATCACAAGACCACCGGCGACCCGCGCGGCTGGGGCTATGCCGTCTTCGGCAAGGTCACCCAGGGCATGGACGTCATCGACAAGATTGCCAAGGTGCCGACCGGCAACGCTGGCTATTACGAAAACGTTCCGACGACTCCGGTCGTCATCCAGAACGTCAAAATCATCTCCGACAAATAA
- the recQ gene encoding DNA helicase RecQ produces the protein MGTTSALAILRDVFGYPAFRGAQAEIIDHIGNGGDALVLMPTGGGKSLCYQIPALLRPGCAIVVSPLIALMQDQVDALTQLGVKAACLNSTLDWREAQAIEQQMFAGQIDLVYIAPERLLIDRTLSMIDALYEAGKLALFAIDEAHCVSQWGHDFRPEYLQLSTLHERYPNVPRIALTATADKATQNEMLVRLGLTEARVFLSSFDRPNIRYTVVEKDNAKKQLLGFLAGRKGQAGIVYCLSRKKVEETAEWLSAQGYPALPYHAGLPAPTRAANQRRFLREEGLVMCATIAFGMGIDKPDVRFVAHLDLPKSIEAYYQETGRAGRDGEPAEAWMAYGMQDVALQHARIAESGAGEGQKILESQRLTALLSYCEAPRCRRQVLLNYFAEERDPCGNCDVCIEPPELWDGTLAAQKALSAIFRTGMRFGVTHLTDVLRGKATDKIKQWHHDQLPTFGVGADLDDHGWKSVFRQLAAAGLVHVDMAEHGALQLTDAAREVLKGQRQVQLRRPAKRKASSSSSRSSTVVHSELSSADEVLFQLLRAWRSDTAKEQAVPAYVILHDKTLRELAEVRPTSHGMLAGITGMGSAKIEHYGAELLDLIRNEG, from the coding sequence GTGGGAACCACTTCCGCCCTCGCCATCCTGCGCGACGTCTTCGGCTATCCCGCCTTCCGCGGCGCCCAGGCCGAAATCATCGACCACATCGGCAACGGCGGCGACGCGCTCGTCCTCATGCCGACCGGCGGCGGCAAGAGCCTGTGCTACCAGATTCCCGCCCTGCTCCGTCCAGGTTGCGCCATCGTCGTCTCGCCGCTCATCGCGCTCATGCAGGATCAGGTCGATGCCCTGACCCAGCTTGGCGTCAAGGCCGCCTGCCTCAATTCGACGCTGGACTGGCGCGAGGCCCAGGCCATCGAGCAGCAGATGTTCGCCGGCCAGATCGACCTCGTGTACATCGCCCCGGAACGCCTGCTCATCGACCGCACGCTGTCGATGATCGACGCCCTCTACGAAGCCGGCAAGCTCGCCCTGTTCGCCATCGACGAAGCGCACTGCGTGTCGCAATGGGGCCACGATTTCCGGCCGGAATACCTGCAGCTGTCGACGCTGCACGAGCGCTACCCGAACGTCCCGCGCATTGCGCTGACGGCGACGGCCGACAAGGCGACGCAGAACGAAATGCTGGTTCGCCTCGGCCTGACCGAAGCGCGCGTTTTTCTGTCCAGCTTCGACCGCCCGAATATCCGTTACACCGTCGTCGAGAAGGACAACGCCAAGAAGCAGCTGCTTGGTTTTCTGGCCGGGCGCAAGGGCCAGGCCGGCATCGTCTATTGCCTGTCGCGCAAGAAGGTCGAGGAAACTGCCGAATGGCTGTCGGCCCAGGGCTATCCGGCGCTCCCCTACCACGCCGGCCTGCCCGCCCCGACGCGCGCCGCCAACCAGCGCCGCTTTCTGCGCGAAGAAGGCCTGGTCATGTGCGCCACCATCGCCTTCGGCATGGGCATCGACAAGCCGGACGTCCGTTTCGTCGCCCACCTCGACCTGCCGAAGAGCATCGAAGCCTACTATCAGGAAACCGGCCGCGCCGGCCGCGACGGCGAACCGGCCGAGGCCTGGATGGCTTACGGCATGCAGGATGTCGCGCTGCAACACGCACGCATCGCCGAATCGGGCGCCGGCGAAGGCCAGAAGATTCTCGAATCGCAGCGCCTGACCGCCCTGCTTTCCTACTGCGAAGCGCCGCGCTGCCGGCGCCAGGTGCTGCTCAATTATTTCGCCGAAGAGCGCGACCCCTGCGGCAACTGCGATGTCTGCATCGAGCCACCGGAACTGTGGGATGGCACGCTGGCGGCGCAGAAGGCGCTGTCGGCCATTTTCCGCACCGGCATGCGTTTCGGTGTCACGCACCTGACCGACGTGCTGCGCGGCAAGGCGACCGACAAGATCAAGCAGTGGCATCACGACCAGTTGCCGACTTTCGGTGTCGGCGCGGATCTCGACGACCATGGCTGGAAGAGCGTCTTCCGCCAACTGGCGGCGGCCGGGCTGGTCCATGTCGACATGGCCGAACACGGCGCCCTGCAACTGACCGACGCCGCGCGCGAAGTGCTCAAAGGCCAGCGTCAGGTGCAACTGCGCCGGCCGGCCAAGCGCAAGGCAAGCTCCTCGTCTTCACGCAGCAGCACCGTCGTGCACAGCGAGTTGTCGTCGGCCGACGAGGTGCTTTTCCAACTCCTGCGCGCTTGGCGCAGCGATACGGCGAAGGAGCAAGCCGTGCCGGCCTACGTTATTTTGCACGACAAGACCCTGCGCGAGCTGGCCGAAGTGCGCCCGACCAGCCACGGCATGCTGGCCGGCATCACCGGCATGGGCAGCGCCAAGATCGAGCACTACGGCGCCGAGTTGCTCGACCTGATCCGCAACGAGGGCTGA
- a CDS encoding UDP-2,3-diacylglucosamine diphosphatase — translation MIFFISDLHLSPRSPGATRLFLSFLAGRARQAEALYILGDLFEVWVGDDIDDPYAAQITAALRAASDAGLKICFMHGNRDFAIGEQFTAAAGMTLLPDPYLLVLPEWSFVLSHGDALCIDDHAYMAYRAKVRDPEWQRKMRAKPRFLRSLLGRYIRWRSARRKRDHAYVYADLNGPATDDFLRDHGYCTFIHGHTHRPEKHDHIVDGIHVERWVLSDWHEERAEALLWDGEQLSREAIQ, via the coding sequence TTGATCTTCTTCATCTCTGATCTGCACCTGTCGCCCCGGTCACCCGGGGCGACTCGTTTGTTCCTGAGCTTTCTGGCCGGCCGCGCCCGCCAGGCCGAGGCGCTGTACATCCTCGGCGACCTTTTTGAAGTCTGGGTCGGCGACGACATCGACGATCCCTACGCCGCCCAGATCACCGCCGCCCTGCGCGCCGCCAGCGATGCCGGGCTGAAGATCTGCTTCATGCACGGCAACCGCGACTTTGCCATTGGCGAGCAATTTACCGCCGCCGCCGGTATGACGCTGCTGCCCGATCCTTATTTGCTGGTCTTGCCCGAGTGGTCCTTCGTGCTCTCGCATGGCGACGCCCTGTGCATCGACGACCACGCCTACATGGCCTATCGCGCCAAGGTGCGCGACCCGGAATGGCAGCGGAAGATGCGCGCCAAGCCGCGTTTCCTGCGCAGCCTGCTCGGCCGCTACATCCGTTGGCGCAGTGCCCGCCGCAAGCGTGACCACGCCTATGTTTACGCCGACCTCAATGGCCCGGCAACCGACGACTTCCTGCGCGACCACGGCTATTGCACCTTCATTCACGGCCACACGCACCGACCGGAAAAGCACGACCACATCGTCGATGGTATCCACGTCGAACGCTGGGTGCTTTCAGACTGGCACGAAGAGCGTGCCGAAGCGCTGCTCTGGGACGGCGAGCAATTGAGCCGCGAAGCCATCCAGTGA
- a CDS encoding DUF2238 domain-containing protein, which produces MENRNLVNVTLAAIVIAALIVSGIAPFDRATWVMEVAPVLIALPLMIATRQSYPLTMLLTVLIAIHALVLIGGGAYTYARVPLGFWLQDLLGTVRNPYDKIGHLLQGFVPAMVAREILIRGGYVVGRRMTGFVCICIAMAISASYELIEWAAALAMGQGADEFLGTQGDQWDTQSDMFMALIGSSTAMALLSGWHDRQLKRLISK; this is translated from the coding sequence ATGGAAAACCGGAACCTGGTTAACGTCACGCTGGCCGCCATCGTCATCGCGGCGCTGATCGTTTCCGGCATCGCCCCCTTCGACCGGGCGACCTGGGTCATGGAAGTGGCGCCGGTGCTGATCGCCCTGCCGCTCATGATCGCCACGCGCCAAAGCTATCCGCTGACGATGCTGCTCACCGTCCTGATCGCCATCCACGCGCTGGTCCTGATCGGCGGCGGCGCCTACACCTACGCCCGCGTACCTCTCGGTTTCTGGCTGCAGGACCTGCTCGGCACGGTGCGCAACCCGTACGACAAGATCGGCCATTTGCTGCAGGGTTTCGTGCCGGCCATGGTCGCCCGTGAAATCCTGATCCGCGGCGGTTACGTCGTCGGACGCCGGATGACCGGCTTTGTGTGCATCTGCATCGCCATGGCGATCAGTGCCAGCTACGAGCTCATCGAATGGGCGGCAGCGCTGGCCATGGGCCAGGGCGCCGACGAATTCCTCGGCACACAGGGCGATCAGTGGGATACGCAGTCGGACATGTTCATGGCACTGATTGGTTCGAGCACGGCGATGGCCCTGCTCTCCGGCTGGCACGACCGGCAGCTCAAACGCCTGATTTCAAAATAA
- a CDS encoding peptidylprolyl isomerase, with protein MSKIKLTTNHGDITLELNAEKAPKTVANFIAYVEAGHYNGTIFHRVIKNFMIQGGGMEPGMGQKACQAPIENEAANGLKNKRGTVAMARTNDPHSATAQFFINTVDNDFLDFKSPSGQGWGYCVFGEVVEGLDVVDKIRAVKTGNKGFHQDVPAEDVIIEKAEIV; from the coding sequence ATGTCCAAAATCAAACTCACCACCAACCACGGCGACATCACGCTTGAACTGAACGCCGAGAAGGCCCCGAAGACCGTTGCCAACTTCATCGCCTACGTTGAAGCCGGCCACTACAACGGCACCATCTTCCACCGCGTCATCAAGAACTTCATGATCCAGGGCGGCGGCATGGAGCCGGGCATGGGCCAGAAGGCTTGCCAGGCGCCGATCGAGAACGAGGCCGCCAATGGCCTGAAGAACAAGCGCGGCACCGTTGCCATGGCTCGCACCAACGACCCGCACTCGGCCACAGCCCAGTTCTTCATCAACACAGTCGATAACGATTTCCTCGACTTCAAGTCGCCGTCCGGCCAGGGCTGGGGCTACTGCGTGTTCGGCGAAGTTGTCGAAGGCCTCGATGTGGTCGACAAGATCCGCGCCGTCAAGACCGGCAACAAGGGTTTCCATCAGGACGTCCCGGCTGAAGACGTGATCATCGAGAAGGCCGAGATCGTTTGA
- a CDS encoding tetratricopeptide repeat protein, whose amino-acid sequence MLCALVMFAGRRPIPKVRLRPGGGEMSLINDMLRNIEAKRPDDPARQNLQREIRSLPAARAGAWRWLKPLLLIVVPVLAAAVLHANGQLLPLLGMDSEAPTVAPPAPVVIAAPAPMPAPAVAVVDDQPIPESDLRLAPNLAVLPLPAAPILAVPDPVVPAPLPAAAKSDAQSTPAPAPLPAPATPPGPVKIEKSPVLATARDRADAEYRRAENALAAGRIVEGIEGLRAALKQDPAYVPVRQMLLRQLLEMRKIEEAMTVLQEGLELQPAQTGWAMSLARLQLEQHDIAAADRTLARSQVYAEASADYAGFQGHLKSRQSAYRAAVTHYQRATRLAPNEGRWWLGLGLAQEADGRLAEAKESMRRAIATATLSVELSAVAEQHLR is encoded by the coding sequence ATGCTGTGCGCCCTGGTCATGTTCGCCGGGCGGCGGCCGATACCGAAGGTGCGGCTGCGGCCGGGTGGTGGTGAAATGAGCCTGATCAACGACATGCTGCGCAACATCGAGGCCAAGCGGCCCGATGACCCGGCCCGGCAAAACCTGCAACGCGAAATCCGTTCGCTGCCGGCGGCGCGAGCCGGTGCCTGGCGCTGGCTGAAACCCTTGCTGCTCATCGTGGTGCCTGTGCTGGCTGCTGCCGTGCTGCATGCCAACGGGCAACTGTTGCCATTGCTCGGCATGGACAGCGAGGCACCCACGGTGGCTCCGCCTGCCCCCGTCGTAATCGCCGCGCCCGCACCGATGCCGGCGCCCGCGGTGGCTGTCGTTGACGACCAGCCCATTCCGGAAAGCGATCTGCGTCTGGCGCCGAATCTGGCCGTCCTGCCCCTGCCGGCGGCGCCCATATTGGCGGTACCTGACCCGGTCGTGCCGGCACCCCTGCCGGCGGCGGCCAAATCGGATGCACAGTCGACGCCAGCTCCGGCGCCACTGCCGGCACCTGCCACCCCGCCCGGGCCGGTCAAGATCGAAAAGAGCCCCGTGCTGGCAACAGCGCGCGATCGGGCCGATGCTGAATATCGCCGGGCGGAAAACGCCTTGGCTGCGGGGCGTATTGTTGAAGGTATCGAAGGTCTGCGCGCAGCGCTCAAGCAGGATCCGGCCTACGTCCCGGTGCGCCAGATGCTGCTGCGCCAGTTGCTGGAAATGCGCAAGATTGAAGAGGCGATGACGGTTCTTCAGGAAGGCCTCGAACTGCAGCCGGCGCAAACGGGCTGGGCGATGTCGCTGGCCCGCCTGCAATTGGAGCAGCACGATATCGCGGCGGCTGACCGCACGCTGGCTCGCTCGCAGGTTTACGCCGAAGCCAGCGCCGACTACGCTGGCTTTCAGGGGCATCTCAAGTCCCGCCAGAGCGCCTATCGCGCCGCCGTGACGCATTACCAGCGAGCAACCCGTCTGGCCCCCAATGAAGGCCGCTGGTGGTTGGGTCTCGGGCTGGCTCAGGAGGCCGATGGGCGTCTGGCTGAAGCCAAGGAGTCAATGCGCCGCGCCATCGCTACCGCGACGCTGTCCGTCGAATTGTCGGCGGTGGCCGAGCAGCATTTGCGCTGA